In Xylanivirga thermophila, the DNA window TTCGGTAGATGATAATGGTATAATAACTGCACTTGAGAGCAGTACATGTAGATTATATCAATATGATCAGGAGGGCAATCTACTGACAGTATTTGGAGGTAGGGGTACCTATCGTGGAAAGTTTTTATTTCCCACAAGTGTGGTACAAGATAAAAACGGCAGAATGTATGTATTGGATAGTCGGATGAATAACATACAAGTTTTTGAACGCACCAAATTTATAGAGACTGTCCATCATGCACTTAATCTCTACTATGATGGTAAATATCAGGAGGCCATAGAGCCATGGGAAGAGATATTGAAGGTAGGACCTAATTATTATGTAGCCCATAAAGGTATGGGGAAGGCATATATGAAACAGGAAAAATGGAAACAGTCTATGAAATCCTATAGGCTAGCAGATGATAGGGAAGGATATTCTGATGCGTTTTCGGAGTACAGACATAGTATATTTAGAAAATACTTTGGATGGATAGTGCTAGCTATAATTGGTGTGATAGTAGCGATTATAAAATTTGTACGTTATTTGAGAAGATTGAGTGGACAAATGCTTAGACAAACTAAGACATGGAAAGGGGTGATCTAGTCCATGGATGGATTAAAAACTGCCCTTATGATAATGTTTCACCCTATTAGAGGATTTACAGTTATAAAGGAAAAGCGGGAGGATTTTAACTATACTCCTACTTTAATACTTTTTATATTGATATTGATGGCTAGATTTATAGATATATACTATACCCACTATCCATTATCCAAACTTAATCCTAGGGAGACCAATCTATGGACGGAGTTTGCTAGAATGCTTATTCCATTGTTTACATGGACAATAGGATGTTATGCAATGACCACCATAAACGAAGGTAAGACTATGCTCAAAGAGCAGCTAGCCAGTACTGCATATGCCATGTTGCCATATATAGTGCTTACACCGATAATAGCATTATTATCCCATTTTATGAGTGCAAAAAATTCTGGGCTATTTTACAGATTGCAGTTTATAAAATGGGCATGGGTAATCATATTATTTTTCATATCCACTGCTACCATGAATGAGTACAAATTTTGGAAGACGGTGGGGGTATGCATGTTAGGCATATTGAGTGTGGTAATTATATGGCTTTTAATCGGGCTTTTCTATTCATTAGGTGATCAAATTGTGGTATTTGCAAAGGAATTAGTAAGTGAAATAAAACTATTAAATTCAAGGTAGGGAGGGGTGTTGAATTGAATTGCAAAATAAAGCTGTTATCTATACTTTTAGTGCTATTATGTTTGTTTGAGGTTTTAATACCCTTTGCTGGTTTGGCATATGCAGCTCCGATAGATGAGAGACTGACAGGATTTGAAAAGGTGGGTGAAACTGATGCTCTTGCCTTGTATTATAATGCAGAAAAGATAGCCATAGCTGTATTGGATAAAAAAAGCGATTTTTTATGGACATCTACAGTAGATGAAAACAAAATAGATACAGATGAACTAAATGATGAGATTAAAACCAGTCTTGAGTCGCTTTTTCTTATAACATATACAGATCTTACAAAGGATGCGGACAATATCAGTAAAAAAAGTTATCTTAGACTCAAAACGAAGGTAGATAAACAGCCAATAGATAATGGTATAAAACTAACATTTAAAATGGAAGAATTGAATATGAATATGGATCTTGAAATATTTTTGGATGGGGATATGTTGAAGATACGTATTCCATCTGATGGTATAGTAGAATCTGTAGGAGTGGATGATGAGTTAAAAGAGCGTATGGCCGAAATAAAAAACAGCATAAAGGAAATAAGGAAAGATTTTGATAGAGTAAAAGATACTAATATACCTGAGATAAAAAATCTATTATCTAAAGCCGAAACTAATTTAGGTAGGGCAGAGGAGAAGGCAGGGCAGATAAAAAATGTCTATGGATTAAATACCCATGCCCAGGCATTGTATAATTACACTACGTCTTTTCGTTCTGCTATAAAGGGTTCAAGGGATAGTGTAGGTATTATAGAGAAGCTGGAACCATTGACGAAAGGAAATAAAAAGGCCAAAGAGGCATTAAAACTATGTAACGAGATATACGATTTAGGTTTTAAGGTAATGTCAAATGCTGCTGCCCTTAAAGGTGTAAGTGTAGGGGGAGCTGTAGAGGTGGACCTTCTTCCATACTTCGGAGCAGGATATACAGATGAAGAAGGCTATGTTTTCTACCCGGATGGCAGTGGTGCACTGACCTATTTTAGAAAGAACCCACCGCCTCAGGATCAGTTTTTTAGCAAGGAAATATATTCTGAGCATGTTACAGATTTGGATGATCATGATTTAAATAGGGAAAATGGTATAAGGGATATAATGATGCCTGTTTATGGCATAAAGCGTAATGACCATGCATTTGTAGGTTTTATGACTGAAGGAGAGGCCGATTCCAATATAAAATTCTTTCCGGCAGGTTATCATTTAGATATAAATCGAGCAAATTTTGGTTTTGTCTATAGAAGATGTTATCAACCTATAACTAAGAACTGGAATGGTTTTAGCTATAAGCTCATGGAACGGGAACGTATAATGCAGGATAGAGAAGCTGCTTTTGTATTTCTAAGGGATGATGATGCTAGTTATAGCGGAATGGCAAATAGATACAGGGCTTATCTATTGGATCAGGGTAAATTAAAGAAGAGCGATAAATTAAAGGAATCCATGCCCTTTGGCTTAGATCTTCTAATGGGTATTAAGGAAAAGAGGGCCCTTAAGGATAAATTCATCAAGATGACTACCTTTGAACAGGCTGTAGATATAGTAAATGAGCTTAAAGATTCAGGAGTTAAGGATATGCAAATCAATCTTCTCGGTTGGGCAAAGGGAGGGTATAAGGTATATCCTTCTAAGTACAAACTGGAAGGTAAACTGGGCAGTAACAGGGATTTCAAAAAGCTGGTCGATACGATAAAATCCAATGGATATGTACTATTTTTACAGGATAATCTAGTAGATGCATATAAGGGAAATGGGGGATTTGCCATAGGAAACGAAGTGGCAAGGGGTAAGAGTACAAAGCAGATCAGTGATAGATATAATGCTAAGTATATCTATTCTCCTGCTGTAGCATTGAGGAGATTTTTGAATAAACTCTTGCCAACTGTTGGAAAATTTGATATAGACGGTATGGCTTTTGAAAAAATGGGCGCATTTATCTACAATGATTATGGTGCTAAAAATGAGTCTACACGTCAAAAGACCACAGAGTATTGGAATCAGATTATGGGGGCATCAAAGGGAAAGTTAGGTTCTTGTGCTTCTGTGGGGGGCAATCAATATATCCTAAATCAAGTGGATAGGCTTATAAGTATTCCAAATGATAATACAGGGTATTTTGTAACGGATGAAGCGGTGCCTTTTTATCAAATGGTAATACATGGATCTATACCTTATTCATCAAAACCATTTAATCTGTTTTATGATGCAGAGCGGGAAAAGCTTAAGGCCATAGAATATGGTTGTATTCCATATTATCAGCTTACATATGAAGATTCGGAAAAGCTTATATATACCTCATATAATCAATTGTTTACGTCTAAATTTGAAGAATGGAAGGATGAAGCTATAGAGGTATATAAAGAGTTTAATGATGGTTTTAAAGATACCATAGACCAATATATAGTAGATCATCAAAAGCTGAGTGATGATGTATACAAGACTGTATATGAAAATGGAACAGTCATATATGTAAACTATTCATACAAGACACAGAGTATAGATGGACATGAAATAGAACCTGTAAATTATCTCGTTGTGAGAAATGGAAGGTGATGTATGTTGAAGAAGAGGCATTTGACAGCAGAACAAAAGTACAATCTTGAAGGATATAAGTTTGTTTTGCCATGGATTATAGGATTTATACTATTTTTTGCCTATCCTTTTTTTACCTCTCTGATATTGAGCTTTGGTAAAGTAACTGACGTAGCAAGCTTTAAGATAAAATTTGTTGGTTGGCAAAACTATGTAAAGGCATTTGTTGTGGATGTGGATTTTGTACCTAAGTTTCTGGAAACTGTAAGAAATACCCTTATAGATACACCTGTTATACTTATATATTCCTTGTTTATAGCTATTTTGCTTAACAAGGATCTAAAGGGGAAGGGATTTTTTAGAGCGGTATTTTTCCTCCCCGTACTTTTAGGTACAGGCTTGGTAATGAAGCAACTTTTGGGAACACAGCTGGATAAAGAGCTCCTCCAAGCTGTAACCGGTAAGGGTGAAACAGAAGGGATCCAAACTATGGCCGGTGCCATCTCTGTCCCGAAGTTATTTACCACATATTTGAGCCCTGACGCTTCAAAGATAATCCAGAACATATTCAATAGGTTATCCTTTATATTATGGATGTCTGGAATTCAGATACTTATATTTATGGGCGGCTTGCAGGGTGTACCGAATGAATTATACGAGTCTGCATATTGTGATGGGGCTAGTAACTGGGAGATGTTTTGGAAGATTACATTGCCAATGATAACTCCATCAATATTGCTTAATGTGGTATATACGCTCATAGATTCATTTACCAATGTTGACAATAAGCTTATGGAATATACATTAAAAATAGCTTTTAAGAACATGGACTTTGGATTTGGCGCAGCAATGGGCTGGATATTCTTTTTATTTATAGGTTTAGTTATAGGATTGGTGTTCTTGATCTTAGGTAGGTTTGTTGTATATCTAGGTGATAGGTAAATAGGATAATGCAAAGGGGGTAATTAAGTTGAAGGGAAGAAAATTGCCTAAGGATGTAAACTTTTTCAAAAAACAAATATCACAGACAATATTAAAAATTCTAGTATATATACTTCTTATAGAGTTTATGTTTGTATTTATATTTCCGTTTCTATATATGTTTACTAATTCGCTCAAAAGTCCCCTTCACCTGGCCGATATGAGTTCCAAATGGCTGGTGAGAAATCCACAGTGGGATAATTACAGGGAAGCTATGGATAAGATGTTTTATTGGCGGGGGCTCAAAAATAATTTGATAGTGGTAATAAGTGCTGCATTAGGACAGATACTATCCTGTTCATTTATAGCCTATGGCCTTGCAAGATTTAAATTTCCAGGGAGAAATTTAATATTTGGCCTTATAATATTTAGCCTTATAATTCCGCCTCAGGTGCTTGTTATACCGCTCTATATACAGTATTCCAACTTAGGTATGCTGGATACATTCTGGCCAATAATACTCCCTACCTTCTTTGGTATGGGACTTAAAGGTGGATTATTTATATTTATATTCCGCCAGTTTTTCAAATCCCTTCCCAGAGAGTTAGAGGAAGCTGCCAGAATAGACGGTTGCAGTACTTTTCGTACCTATGCTAATATTGTATTACCGCTAGCTAAATCCTCCATATTGGTTACTGCTATATTATCTGTGGTATGGCACTGGAATGACAGTTTTCAGCCATCCATATATTTAATGGTACCTGAACGTTCATTGTTATCAATGTCGTTAAACCTTCTTATGACAAATGTAAAGAATGTATTTCAAACTGCAGGAGGTACTATTGTAAGTCCCCTTGGAATGGCAGGGGCCATACTAATAATACTTCCACTGTTTATAATGTATATTTTCCTTCAGAGAAAATTTACTCAAGGTATAGAGCGTACAGGACTTGCTAACTAAACTTGATTGATAGCAGTAATATAGGAGGTTTTATATGAAATATGTAAACAAGATATGGAAGGGTTTTCATATGCGATTTAGTTCCCATGAAGATGTACCTGCATTAAAATGGGTTATAGAGGATGCATTGGTACCAATGGGAGTTAATATATTAATATTAGAGGTAAATACCAATTTTATGTTTGAATCGCATCCTGAGGTGGCGGGAGGTACTCTAACTGCTGAGGATGCCCATGAATTAACTACTTTGTGCAAGAAGAATGATATAAGACTAATTCCACTATTTGAATGTTTAGGACATCAAGGATGGGGAGGGACACCAAACACCCTTCTGGAAAAGTATCCCGAATTCGACGAGACTCCATATATATTACGTGATGCTAAATGGCCAGATTTTTATTGTAGAAGCTGGTGTCCCCTCCATCCTGACATAAATAAAATAATCTTTGATCTTATGGATGAACTTATAGATGCCTTCGAGGCAGATGCATTCCATGTAGGTATGGATGAAGTATTTGCTATAGGAGATGATAAATGTCCCCGCTGTAAAGGCAAAGATAAGGCATGGCTATATGCTAAAGCGGTAAATGATTATTATAAACATTTGGTTAATGAAAAGGGCGTGGAGATGTTTATGTGGGGTGATCGACTAATAGATGCTAAAACACTGGGGTATACTCAATGGGAAGCGGATATATATGGTATATCTTCTGCTATAGATATGATACCTAAAGATATAATTATATGTGATTGGCACTATGAGATGGGAGAACATTACCGTTCTGTAGAGTATTTTATGGATAAGGGGTTTAGGGTATTCCCTTCCTGCTGGAAGGATACAGATGCAGCGCTTGCCTTTTTTAACCACTCTTTTGATGTTTATAAAAAGCATGAACATCCGGAGAGAATGTTGGGTATGTTGGTTACTGGCTGGAATGCCTGGGGAGGTGGCATGGCAGCTGCTCTCCTTGGCGATGGAGATTTGGGTGACGATCAAGGAGATATAAAAGGGATAGCCCGAACTTTAAGGGTTATTATGGATGAAATGAAGGACTATTAAATAAAGTGTATACAAAATTAGCCGTTATGGGTGAAATTACCCGTGACGGCTAATTTTGCATTATACCGATATAATCTTTATTATGAATTACAGTAGGTTTTTATTAAGAGTTGATGGATAGGCAGGATATATATTATAATATGGTAATAGCACAAAGGCAGATGTCTAGGATGCAAGGTATACAGTAACTAAGGAGGAAATGATTATGATAAAGGTAAGGGTACCAGCTACGTCGGCTAATTTAGGGCCAGGTTTTGATTGCTTGGGCATGGCTATAAATATGTATAATGAAATTCATGTAGATGAGATATGGGGAGGTCTTGATATAACACTGTCGGGTAGATATATTCAAGGCATATCTACTGGGGAGGATAATCTGGTCTATCAGGTTATGCAAAGGGTGTTTGACAGCGCAGGTTATACTCCCAAGGGACTTAAGATACATATGGTGAACAATATTCCCCTGGCTCGCGGTCTAGGTAGCAGTGCTGCTTGCATAGTAGGAGGTATAGTGGCAGCAAATAGCATTTTAGGAGGTACTCTTACGCTGCAACAGATGATAGATATGGCTGTAGATATGGAGGGACATCCGGATAATGTGCTCCCTGCCATGGTAGGAGGTATAACGGTATCTTTAAAAGCGGAACGGGATGTACTATATAATAGATTTGATATGGATGAGGGTATGAAACTTGCTGTGTTTATCCCCGACTTTGAAATTTCTACAAGGCAGGCGAGGAAGGTGCTTCCATCATCTGTTTCCATGAAGGATGCTATTTTTAATATAAGCCGAGCTGTTTTTTTGGTATCGGCCTTGAGGGCGGGAGATATGAAAAATTTGCATATAGCTACTCAGGATGCATTGCACCAACCATATAGAAAAAAACTCATTCCGCATTGGGATGATATAATTGAAGGGTGTTATCATTTTGGTGCAAAGGGGGTATTCTTAAGCGGTGCAGGGCCAACTATAATAGCTGTTTTAGATGGAGAGATAGACAGATTTAAAGATGCACTATATGGTTTGACTTCAGTATTTGATGAAAAATGGGAGATAGAGATATTATCTCCTTGTAATCAAGGTGTTCAGGTTATAAATATGTAATATGTAATGTATAAAAATATATTTGCAGGATGTTGAAAAATAAATTGCAACAATGTATAATATACACTAGTTTTATATATTCGAGGAGGAGATAAGGTTTGGCTCTTATTGTTCAAAAATTTGGTGGTTCATCTGTAGCAGATACTGAAAAGATAATGAATGTTGCTCGAAGAATAATAGATAGATATGATAAAGGTGATCAAGTGGTAGTGGTAGTATCTGCCCAGGGAGATACCACTGATAGATTAACGGAAAAGGCATTTAAGATACACCCAAATCCACCTAAGCGGGAGATGGACATGCTATTATCTACCGGAGAGCAGATATCCATTGCCCTTCTTGCCATGGCTATTCAACGTTTGGAGCACAAGTCAGTTTCACTAACAGGTGGACAGGTAGGCATAAAGACTACAAATCAATACTCGAGTGCCCGTATAGAAAATATATGTTGCGATAGGTTGAAAAGCGAGTTGGATGCAGGAAATATTGTAATTGTAGCCGGTTTTCAAGGGATGGACGACTATAGTAATATTACCACACTGGGAAGGGGAGGCTCTGATACTACTGCGGTTGCTTTAGCAGCTGCATTGGAAGCTGATGTATGCGAGATATATACCGATGTAGATGGGGTATATACAGCAGATCCTAGGATTGTCCCTGATGCTCGAAAATTAGATACTATTTCCCATGATGAGATGCTGGAGATGGCTAGCTTGGGAGCTAGGGTATTACATAATCGTGCGGTAGAGCTTGCAAAGAAGTATAATGTAAATCTGGTGGTACGCTCTAGTTTAAATAATAACAGTGGTACTATGGTTAAGGAGGTATCCAATATGGAAAAGATGGTAGTAAAAGGGGTAGCCCATGATTATGATACAGCCCAGATAAATGTTATGGGCGTAAAAGATGAGCCTGGAATGGCATATAGACTTTTTAGACTATTAGCAGATGCAAATATAAATGTAGATATAATAGTACAGGGAGAGGTAAAGGACAAAAAACGGGATATTTCATTTACAGTGGCTCAGCATAATTTAGAGGAAACTGTGGCTATTATAGAATCTAATAAGGAAGAGTTGGGGATAAAGGAGTTTACCTATTCATCCGATGTGGCTAAGGTATCGGTAATAGGTGCAGGAATGGCAGAGAATGCAGGCATAGCAGCGCTTATGTTTGAAACCCTGGCACAGGAAGGTATAAACATCATAATGATAACTACTTCTGAGATAAAAATATCCTGTCTGATAAAGCCGAATGAGGTAGAGAAGGCAGTAAGGGCTATACATGATAAATTCTGTTTAGGGCAAGAATAACGTTGACTTTTTATTGATGTTTTACTATAATGATTTTAATAGTAAAAATATGTGCGATGATAAGGACGAGTAAACTGGATACTGTTGTAAAGAGAAGGAAGGCCATGGGCTGTAAGCCATCCTCGATAAGACTAGTTGAAGACCAACCTTTTGAGCATATGGGTTAGCTCCGTTATCAGCTATAAAGCAGGATTTAAATAGATCAATAAGGGTGGAACCGCGGGTCCTCTCGTCCCTTGATGGGATGGGGGGATTTTTTAGTTTGTCAAAAAATTTAGGGAAAGGAAGTAAATATCATGATAAATGTTACTTTAAAAGACGGGTCTAAAAAGCAATTCGAAAAGGGTTTGACCATATTAGATATTGCAAAAGAGATAAGCCCAGGTCTTGCGAGGGCTGCATTAGCTGCAGAGGTGGATGGACATGTGGTAGATCTATTTACCAGTATGGATAGGGATTTTGAGCTTAATATACTCACTTTTGATGATGAGAAAGGCAAAAAGGCCCTTTGGCATACCACTTCTCATATCATGGCCCAGGCGGTAAAACGGCTATTTCCAGATGTTAAACTGGCTATAGGGCCTGCAATTGATAATGGCTTTTATTATGACTTTGATTCAGAAAAGCCCTTTACCCCGGAGGATCTTGAGGCTATAGAAAAGGAAATGGCTAAGATAGTAAAGGAAGATTTAAAGTTAGAGCGATTTGAGTTGCCCAGGGAAGAGGCAATAGCTTTTATGGAGGAGAAAAATGAGCCGTATAAGGTAGAACTTATAGAGGATTTACCTGAAGGAGAGGTAATATCATTTTATAGGCAGGGGGATTTTGTAGATCTGTGTGCAGGACCCCATGTACCTTCTACTGGTAAGGCAAGGGCATTTAAGCTGATAAGCCTTGCAGGGGCATACTGGCGTGGTGATGAAAAGAATAAGATGCTACAGAGGATATACGGTATATCTTTCTTAAAGAAAAGTCATTTGGATGGGTATTTGACAAGGCTGGAAGAGGCTAAAAAGCGCGATCATAGGAAATTAGGTAAAGAGCTTGATCTTTTTAGCATTCAGGAAGAGGGACCAGGGTTCCCATTTTTCCATCCAAAGGGTATGGTACTTAGGAATGAACTGGAGAATTTCTGGAGAAAAGAACATGTAAGACATGGATATCAGGAAATAAAAACTCCAATTATCCTAAATAGGGATCTATGGATACGTTCAGGTCATTGGGATCATTATCAGGAGAATATGTATTTTACCAAGATAGATGATGGGGATTATGCTATAAAGCCAATGAATTGTCCGGGCAGTATGTTGGTATACAAGCGAAGGATATATAGTTATAGGGATCTGCCACTTAGAATGGGTGAATTAGGACTAGTACATCGACATGAGTTATCTGGAGCTTTACATGGTCTGATGAGGGTTAGATGCTTTACA includes these proteins:
- a CDS encoding YIP1 family protein yields the protein MDGLKTALMIMFHPIRGFTVIKEKREDFNYTPTLILFILILMARFIDIYYTHYPLSKLNPRETNLWTEFARMLIPLFTWTIGCYAMTTINEGKTMLKEQLASTAYAMLPYIVLTPIIALLSHFMSAKNSGLFYRLQFIKWAWVIILFFISTATMNEYKFWKTVGVCMLGILSVVIIWLLIGLFYSLGDQIVVFAKELVSEIKLLNSR
- a CDS encoding DUF5696 domain-containing protein, encoding MNCKIKLLSILLVLLCLFEVLIPFAGLAYAAPIDERLTGFEKVGETDALALYYNAEKIAIAVLDKKSDFLWTSTVDENKIDTDELNDEIKTSLESLFLITYTDLTKDADNISKKSYLRLKTKVDKQPIDNGIKLTFKMEELNMNMDLEIFLDGDMLKIRIPSDGIVESVGVDDELKERMAEIKNSIKEIRKDFDRVKDTNIPEIKNLLSKAETNLGRAEEKAGQIKNVYGLNTHAQALYNYTTSFRSAIKGSRDSVGIIEKLEPLTKGNKKAKEALKLCNEIYDLGFKVMSNAAALKGVSVGGAVEVDLLPYFGAGYTDEEGYVFYPDGSGALTYFRKNPPPQDQFFSKEIYSEHVTDLDDHDLNRENGIRDIMMPVYGIKRNDHAFVGFMTEGEADSNIKFFPAGYHLDINRANFGFVYRRCYQPITKNWNGFSYKLMERERIMQDREAAFVFLRDDDASYSGMANRYRAYLLDQGKLKKSDKLKESMPFGLDLLMGIKEKRALKDKFIKMTTFEQAVDIVNELKDSGVKDMQINLLGWAKGGYKVYPSKYKLEGKLGSNRDFKKLVDTIKSNGYVLFLQDNLVDAYKGNGGFAIGNEVARGKSTKQISDRYNAKYIYSPAVALRRFLNKLLPTVGKFDIDGMAFEKMGAFIYNDYGAKNESTRQKTTEYWNQIMGASKGKLGSCASVGGNQYILNQVDRLISIPNDNTGYFVTDEAVPFYQMVIHGSIPYSSKPFNLFYDAEREKLKAIEYGCIPYYQLTYEDSEKLIYTSYNQLFTSKFEEWKDEAIEVYKEFNDGFKDTIDQYIVDHQKLSDDVYKTVYENGTVIYVNYSYKTQSIDGHEIEPVNYLVVRNGR
- a CDS encoding carbohydrate ABC transporter permease, with protein sequence MLKKRHLTAEQKYNLEGYKFVLPWIIGFILFFAYPFFTSLILSFGKVTDVASFKIKFVGWQNYVKAFVVDVDFVPKFLETVRNTLIDTPVILIYSLFIAILLNKDLKGKGFFRAVFFLPVLLGTGLVMKQLLGTQLDKELLQAVTGKGETEGIQTMAGAISVPKLFTTYLSPDASKIIQNIFNRLSFILWMSGIQILIFMGGLQGVPNELYESAYCDGASNWEMFWKITLPMITPSILLNVVYTLIDSFTNVDNKLMEYTLKIAFKNMDFGFGAAMGWIFFLFIGLVIGLVFLILGRFVVYLGDR
- a CDS encoding carbohydrate ABC transporter permease gives rise to the protein MKGRKLPKDVNFFKKQISQTILKILVYILLIEFMFVFIFPFLYMFTNSLKSPLHLADMSSKWLVRNPQWDNYREAMDKMFYWRGLKNNLIVVISAALGQILSCSFIAYGLARFKFPGRNLIFGLIIFSLIIPPQVLVIPLYIQYSNLGMLDTFWPIILPTFFGMGLKGGLFIFIFRQFFKSLPRELEEAARIDGCSTFRTYANIVLPLAKSSILVTAILSVVWHWNDSFQPSIYLMVPERSLLSMSLNLLMTNVKNVFQTAGGTIVSPLGMAGAILIILPLFIMYIFLQRKFTQGIERTGLAN
- a CDS encoding family 20 glycosylhydrolase; the protein is MKYVNKIWKGFHMRFSSHEDVPALKWVIEDALVPMGVNILILEVNTNFMFESHPEVAGGTLTAEDAHELTTLCKKNDIRLIPLFECLGHQGWGGTPNTLLEKYPEFDETPYILRDAKWPDFYCRSWCPLHPDINKIIFDLMDELIDAFEADAFHVGMDEVFAIGDDKCPRCKGKDKAWLYAKAVNDYYKHLVNEKGVEMFMWGDRLIDAKTLGYTQWEADIYGISSAIDMIPKDIIICDWHYEMGEHYRSVEYFMDKGFRVFPSCWKDTDAALAFFNHSFDVYKKHEHPERMLGMLVTGWNAWGGGMAAALLGDGDLGDDQGDIKGIARTLRVIMDEMKDY
- the thrB gene encoding homoserine kinase, with the translated sequence MIKVRVPATSANLGPGFDCLGMAINMYNEIHVDEIWGGLDITLSGRYIQGISTGEDNLVYQVMQRVFDSAGYTPKGLKIHMVNNIPLARGLGSSAACIVGGIVAANSILGGTLTLQQMIDMAVDMEGHPDNVLPAMVGGITVSLKAERDVLYNRFDMDEGMKLAVFIPDFEISTRQARKVLPSSVSMKDAIFNISRAVFLVSALRAGDMKNLHIATQDALHQPYRKKLIPHWDDIIEGCYHFGAKGVFLSGAGPTIIAVLDGEIDRFKDALYGLTSVFDEKWEIEILSPCNQGVQVINM
- a CDS encoding aspartate kinase; this translates as MALIVQKFGGSSVADTEKIMNVARRIIDRYDKGDQVVVVVSAQGDTTDRLTEKAFKIHPNPPKREMDMLLSTGEQISIALLAMAIQRLEHKSVSLTGGQVGIKTTNQYSSARIENICCDRLKSELDAGNIVIVAGFQGMDDYSNITTLGRGGSDTTAVALAAALEADVCEIYTDVDGVYTADPRIVPDARKLDTISHDEMLEMASLGARVLHNRAVELAKKYNVNLVVRSSLNNNSGTMVKEVSNMEKMVVKGVAHDYDTAQINVMGVKDEPGMAYRLFRLLADANINVDIIVQGEVKDKKRDISFTVAQHNLEETVAIIESNKEELGIKEFTYSSDVAKVSVIGAGMAENAGIAALMFETLAQEGINIIMITTSEIKISCLIKPNEVEKAVRAIHDKFCLGQE
- the thrS gene encoding threonine--tRNA ligase, yielding MINVTLKDGSKKQFEKGLTILDIAKEISPGLARAALAAEVDGHVVDLFTSMDRDFELNILTFDDEKGKKALWHTTSHIMAQAVKRLFPDVKLAIGPAIDNGFYYDFDSEKPFTPEDLEAIEKEMAKIVKEDLKLERFELPREEAIAFMEEKNEPYKVELIEDLPEGEVISFYRQGDFVDLCAGPHVPSTGKARAFKLISLAGAYWRGDEKNKMLQRIYGISFLKKSHLDGYLTRLEEAKKRDHRKLGKELDLFSIQEEGPGFPFFHPKGMVLRNELENFWRKEHVRHGYQEIKTPIILNRDLWIRSGHWDHYQENMYFTKIDDGDYAIKPMNCPGSMLVYKRRIYSYRDLPLRMGELGLVHRHELSGALHGLMRVRCFTQDDAHIFMLPEQIKDEIIGVIDLIDYFYGIFGFKYHVELSTRPEDSMGSDEAWEQAIDALREALEYKKMDYKVNEGDGAFYGPKIDFHLEDSIGRTWQCGTIQLDFQMPERFDLTYVGADGEKHRPVMIHRVIFGSIERFIAILTEHFAGAFPTWLAPVQVKILSITDRSNEFINKLADKFMDEDIRVETDLRNEKIGYKIREAQLEKVPYMLVIGDKELESGKVAVRSRKDGNLGVMDVDEFMNKILMEIKTKSL